The proteins below are encoded in one region of Methanosarcina barkeri 3:
- a CDS encoding ATP-binding protein, with amino-acid sequence MNNLFIGKDKKTDEDAFIDASKSRAILICGKRGSGKSYTLGNLAEELQSNCKDALCLIIDPMGIYWTMCNPNYDQENVLWEWGLSPRGLNVKILVPGDPKNRYGDEVVNVMEEHGVQFQSISLNPSDISPDGWCDLFNLSINDAMGIVLYRAVQGLKKQYKNDFYIKDIINSIEYDPKANDKSREALLNRLEMANSWGLFGDTYTNTWDSFDTNSVNIVDLSVLDPGRYGTRNLVVSIFCRDLFTKRTEARRREELGLSTSTPKVWLMIDEAHQFAPSGKSTLSKELLVRWVKEGRQPGLSLVVATQQPSAIDHEVLSQCDIVISHKITTKEDVDALNKLSQDYMGGELKTYIRNIKGNGEAVMVDDENEKVSMIQIRPRKCKHGGGEHKEKNKY; translated from the coding sequence ATGAACAATCTATTTATTGGTAAAGACAAAAAAACAGATGAAGATGCTTTCATTGATGCAAGTAAGTCAAGAGCAATTTTAATATGCGGAAAAAGAGGCAGCGGAAAAAGCTATACTTTAGGAAATTTAGCTGAAGAGCTACAGTCTAACTGTAAGGATGCCTTGTGTTTAATTATAGACCCAATGGGTATATACTGGACAATGTGCAACCCAAACTATGATCAGGAGAATGTTCTATGGGAGTGGGGCTTATCTCCAAGAGGACTTAATGTAAAAATATTGGTTCCTGGAGACCCAAAAAACAGATATGGTGATGAAGTAGTAAATGTAATGGAAGAGCATGGAGTTCAGTTTCAGTCGATCAGTTTGAATCCCTCTGACATATCTCCTGACGGATGGTGCGACTTATTTAATCTAAGCATTAATGATGCAATGGGAATAGTCCTTTATAGAGCTGTTCAGGGATTAAAAAAGCAGTACAAAAATGATTTTTATATTAAGGATATTATAAATTCTATAGAGTATGATCCAAAAGCTAATGATAAAAGCCGCGAAGCACTGCTAAATAGGCTTGAAATGGCTAATTCATGGGGCTTATTTGGAGATACATACACAAATACATGGGATTCTTTTGATACAAATTCTGTAAATATTGTTGATTTAAGCGTATTAGATCCTGGACGTTACGGAACCCGAAATTTAGTTGTCTCTATATTTTGTAGGGACCTCTTCACAAAGAGAACGGAAGCAAGAAGAAGAGAAGAGTTAGGATTGAGTACAAGTACTCCAAAAGTATGGCTAATGATTGATGAGGCTCATCAGTTTGCACCTTCTGGGAAGTCTACATTATCAAAAGAACTACTAGTAAGGTGGGTAAAAGAAGGAAGACAACCTGGATTATCCTTAGTAGTAGCTACCCAACAACCATCCGCAATTGACCATGAGGTTCTATCTCAATGCGACATAGTTATTTCACACAAGATAACTACGAAAGAAGATGTCGATGCATTAAATAAATTGAGTCAAGACTACATGGGAGGCGAATTAAAAACATACATTCGCAATATTAAAGGTAACGGGGAGGCTGTAATGGTTGATGATGAAAATGAAAAAGTAAGTATGATACAAATTAGGCCCCGGAAATGTAAGCATGGAGGCGGGGAACATAAAGAAAAAAACAAATATTAA
- a CDS encoding 2-hydroxyacyl-CoA dehydratase family protein, whose amino-acid sequence MEAGNIKKKTNIKEKIGITALVPPEIIYSCNKVPVDVNNFVTYSTLQPRNKLCAWCAIWREAIIKKEIDIDRLVVVAGGDCNNALIDGERVSFSGIPTGYFFYPFDGDSNYMKTQLESLCLFLGGLYDNSIFRRILQLKKKALEIDLMRLNDEISSSTCFEKLISCSDFQSDLNNFEKKLDETLQKNEKVEYTNRIAMLGLPPIYNDFHETAASFGLHIVYDELPYEFVRITGTSIEELAKNYSTYTFARNLKYRINFLKRELSKRDVDGIVHYTQFSCHHNLEDDIIRNVVDKPVLTIQGDMPSRTPEQVKLRLEAFSEMLKGEVH is encoded by the coding sequence ATGGAGGCGGGGAACATAAAGAAAAAAACAAATATTAAGGAAAAAATAGGAATTACTGCTCTTGTTCCTCCGGAAATAATATACAGTTGCAACAAAGTTCCGGTTGATGTTAACAATTTTGTAACATATTCTACACTCCAGCCTAGAAACAAACTTTGTGCGTGGTGTGCAATATGGAGAGAAGCGATAATTAAAAAAGAGATTGATATTGATCGTCTTGTGGTAGTAGCGGGTGGAGACTGTAACAATGCACTAATAGACGGGGAAAGAGTTTCTTTCAGCGGTATCCCGACAGGATATTTTTTTTATCCATTTGATGGAGATTCTAATTATATGAAAACACAATTAGAATCATTATGCCTCTTCTTAGGAGGACTTTACGACAACTCGATCTTTCGACGAATCCTGCAATTAAAGAAAAAAGCCTTAGAAATTGATTTGATGCGTCTAAACGATGAAATATCTTCATCTACATGTTTTGAGAAACTTATCTCGTGTAGTGATTTTCAAAGTGATTTAAATAATTTTGAAAAAAAACTTGATGAAACGCTTCAGAAAAATGAAAAAGTAGAATATACAAACCGAATAGCAATGCTAGGCCTTCCTCCCATATATAATGATTTTCATGAAACTGCAGCTTCTTTTGGGTTACATATTGTATATGATGAATTACCATATGAGTTTGTTAGAATTACAGGAACTTCAATAGAGGAGTTAGCTAAAAACTATTCCACTTACACATTTGCTAGAAATCTAAAATACAGGATAAATTTTCTAAAAAGAGAATTGTCAAAAAGAGATGTGGATGGTATTGTTCACTATACGCAGTTTTCTTGTCACCATAATCTTGAGGATGATATTATCCGTAACGTAGTTGACAAACCAGTGTTAACAATACAAGGAGACATGCCTTCTAGAACTCCTGAGCAGGTAAAATTGCGTCTTGAAGCATTTTCTGAAATGTTGAAAGGTGAAGTACATTGA
- a CDS encoding acyl-CoA dehydratase activase has protein sequence MIGFDVGSRTAKLVRFDDDNISDYKIINSMNWEKLFDTLNLKDVSSVCTTGYFRKSIPNSWNITEITASIFGAKYYYPKADVIVDIGGQDTKVIDIRNNSFKLNDKCSAGTGAFLEFVAKYFDLEVEELEKLHKESEKPITLNQTCGIFALSEMISQVVNHEKIENVISGMHYSFAHRISHMVPECRSVVLVGGVVKNKGIVDALSNILNCEILIPPDPQIINALGAARYAQQLRSKS, from the coding sequence TTGATAGGATTCGATGTAGGTAGTCGAACTGCTAAACTTGTTAGATTTGATGACGATAATATATCTGATTATAAAATAATTAATAGTATGAATTGGGAAAAACTATTTGATACTCTTAACTTAAAAGATGTTAGTAGTGTTTGTACCACAGGTTATTTTAGAAAAAGTATACCTAACAGTTGGAACATAACAGAAATAACTGCTTCGATATTTGGGGCTAAATACTATTACCCTAAGGCAGATGTTATAGTAGATATTGGAGGTCAGGATACTAAAGTAATTGATATACGAAATAATTCATTTAAGCTTAATGATAAATGTAGTGCAGGTACAGGCGCTTTTCTAGAATTTGTTGCAAAATATTTTGACCTAGAAGTGGAAGAACTTGAAAAATTACATAAAGAATCTGAAAAGCCAATTACATTAAATCAAACCTGTGGAATTTTTGCATTATCTGAAATGATTTCACAAGTTGTAAACCACGAAAAAATAGAAAATGTAATTTCAGGAATGCATTATTCCTTCGCACATCGGATATCTCACATGGTTCCTGAATGTAGATCTGTTGTGTTAGTCGGTGGTGTAGTTAAGAATAAAGGTATAGTTGATGCTTTGTCAAATATACTCAATTGTGAAATATTGATTCCACCAGATCCTCAAATTATCAATGCTTTAGGAGCCGCAAGGTACGCTCAACAGTTAAGAAGTAAAAGTTAA
- a CDS encoding type II toxin-antitoxin system HicB family antitoxin has product MREFTVVIEQDEDGVYVASVPELPGCHTQAESLDELNRRIKEAIELYLEVEAEEGEKEHLDFVGIQKVKVEV; this is encoded by the coding sequence ATGAGAGAATTTACTGTAGTTATTGAACAGGACGAAGATGGAGTCTATGTAGCTTCTGTGCCTGAACTTCCAGGATGTCATACACAGGCAGAGAGTCTTGACGAATTAAACAGAAGAATAAAAGAAGCAATTGAGCTGTACCTTGAGGTTGAAGCCGAAGAGGGAGAAAAGGAACATCTTGATTTTGTCGGGATACAGAAGGTCAAAGTTGAGGTTTGA
- a CDS encoding type II toxin-antitoxin system HicA family toxin, whose translation MPKLPTQSAREVIRALSSQGFQVVSQKGSHIKMKKITPSETRIVIVPDHPEIPAGTLKSIIRQAGMTDEEFIRLL comes from the coding sequence ATGCCAAAACTTCCCACCCAGTCAGCTCGTGAAGTTATCAGAGCACTCAGCAGCCAGGGGTTTCAGGTAGTATCGCAGAAGGGAAGCCACATAAAAATGAAAAAAATAACTCCTAGTGAAACACGCATTGTTATCGTCCCCGACCATCCGGAAATTCCGGCAGGAACCTTAAAATCAATTATCCGGCAAGCAGGAATGACTGATGAAGAATTTATCAGGCTTCTGTAA
- a CDS encoding type II toxin-antitoxin system HicB family antitoxin codes for MVETYRFSAVVHKEGKWYVSWCPELDIASQGETIEEAIENLKEAIELYLEDEDAQIPAAGQVFTTTVEVSSHAKTSHPVSS; via the coding sequence ATGGTAGAAACGTACAGGTTTTCAGCCGTAGTTCATAAAGAAGGAAAGTGGTATGTTTCATGGTGTCCCGAACTTGATATTGCAAGCCAGGGAGAAACAATTGAAGAAGCCATTGAGAACTTAAAAGAAGCAATTGAACTCTATCTCGAAGACGAAGACGCTCAGATTCCCGCAGCCGGCCAGGTTTTTACCACAACGGTAGAGGTCTCTTCCCATGCCAAAACTTCCCACCCAGTCAGCTCGTGA
- a CDS encoding type II toxin-antitoxin system HicA family toxin has product MAKLPSVSGKKPIRALGKLGFVVVRQKGSHVILQKGSNLLTVPLHDPVKKSTLNTILKQADVSLEELLDHL; this is encoded by the coding sequence TTGGCTAAATTGCCTTCTGTTTCCGGAAAAAAGCCCATAAGAGCTCTTGGAAAACTGGGTTTTGTTGTTGTCAGGCAAAAAGGTAGCCATGTGATTTTACAAAAAGGGTCAAACTTGCTCACGGTTCCTCTTCACGATCCTGTCAAAAAATCTACTTTAAATACAATTTTGAAGCAGGCTGATGTTTCACTTGAGGAGTTGCTTGATCATCTTTAG
- a CDS encoding type II toxin-antitoxin system HicB family antitoxin gives MQFTIKLEESDDGGYTAQCLEIPAAISEGNTKEEALENIREAIQLVLEVTREQAQVLGEIATVEVSVG, from the coding sequence ATGCAGTTCACAATTAAACTTGAAGAATCTGATGATGGAGGCTATACCGCTCAGTGTCTCGAAATTCCTGCGGCTATTAGTGAAGGAAATACTAAAGAAGAAGCACTTGAAAACATTAGGGAAGCTATTCAGCTTGTTCTGGAAGTGACTAGAGAGCAAGCTCAGGTGTTAGGTGAAATTGCCACAGTGGAGGTCTCTGTTGGCTAA
- a CDS encoding type II toxin-antitoxin system HicB family antitoxin: protein MSLVREFTVVIEQNEDGIYVASVPELPGCHTQAETLDEVNIRIKEAIELYFEVKPK from the coding sequence ATGAGTCTGGTGAGAGAATTCACTGTCGTTATTGAACAGAACGAAGACGGAATTTACGTAGCCTCTGTACCTGAACTTCCTGGATGCCATACACAGGCAGAGACACTTGATGAAGTAAACATAAGAATAAAAGAAGCAATCGAACTCTACTTTGAAGTTAAGCCTAAATAA
- a CDS encoding PIN domain-containing protein, protein MRKSVHQATVFPVRRRPRLLAGGLRPSKPVPVKVHSIEEYDFPEGKSYFFDTNIWLYIYGPIGWSDQRSDAYSKALKEIRNSDGTIYINCMIISEFINAFSRIEFKQQTEFTRFKEFRNSLAFRVIAQDIAYNVRKILKSTLACDPEMEAIDLPEVMDMFEQGKYDFNDLLFAQVCRAKNLVFVTHDKDFSELGVEILTANERLVDVGREGRE, encoded by the coding sequence ATGCGTAAGAGCGTTCACCAGGCAACCGTTTTTCCTGTCAGGCGCCGTCCAAGGCTTCTTGCCGGAGGACTCAGACCCTCAAAGCCTGTTCCTGTAAAGGTGCATTCCATAGAGGAATATGATTTTCCCGAAGGTAAAAGCTACTTCTTTGACACTAACATCTGGCTGTACATCTACGGTCCAATTGGCTGGTCTGACCAGCGGTCGGACGCTTATTCAAAGGCTTTGAAAGAAATAAGGAATTCCGACGGCACAATATACATAAACTGCATGATAATTTCAGAATTCATAAACGCCTTCTCCAGAATTGAGTTCAAGCAGCAGACCGAATTTACGAGGTTCAAGGAATTTCGAAACTCTCTGGCATTTCGGGTAATTGCCCAGGATATAGCCTACAATGTGAGAAAGATTCTAAAAAGCACCCTTGCCTGCGACCCCGAAATGGAAGCTATAGACCTTCCTGAAGTCATGGACATGTTCGAGCAAGGAAAATATGATTTCAATGACCTTCTCTTTGCCCAGGTATGCCGTGCAAAAAATTTGGTTTTCGTAACCCATGACAAAGATTTCAGTGAACTCGGAGTTGAGATCCTTACCGCAAACGAGAGGCTGGTGGATGTGGGGAGAGAAGGGAGAGAATAA
- a CDS encoding STAS-like domain-containing protein translates to MGILTEERVKINVFETVGENCCVAACDGQKVYDIITAALCEDKKIEVSFADVNELTPAFLNSAIGQLYGCFPAEQIESSLLFTDISEEDEIILKRVIERAKTYFEHAYLCRKALKDVLGGEEDA, encoded by the coding sequence ATGGGGATACTTACGGAAGAAAGAGTAAAGATTAATGTTTTTGAAACTGTCGGGGAAAACTGCTGTGTTGCCGCCTGTGACGGGCAAAAAGTTTACGATATTATTACGGCAGCGCTCTGTGAAGATAAGAAGATCGAAGTATCTTTTGCAGATGTGAATGAGCTGACGCCTGCCTTTCTGAACTCGGCAATAGGGCAGCTTTACGGTTGTTTTCCTGCAGAACAGATTGAGAGCAGCCTCTTATTCACGGATATCTCTGAAGAAGATGAGATTATCCTTAAGAGGGTTATCGAGCGGGCAAAAACCTATTTCGAACATGCGTATCTCTGCAGAAAGGCACTCAAGGATGTGCTTGGAGGAGAAGAGGATGCGTAA
- a CDS encoding DNA polymerase ligase N-terminal domain-containing protein — MKKRHFQKTPEPSSIGFKKSPDKPIFVVQRHDARKLHYDFRLEMDGVLKSWAVPKEPPKEAGTRRLAIETEDHPLTYANFEGEIPAGEYGAGKVEIWDRGTFDLLKREEKEIVVALEGEELKGIYVLVRTKYGKGEKGWLFFKKVS; from the coding sequence ATGAAAAAAAGACACTTTCAAAAAACACCTGAACCGTCGTCTATCGGCTTTAAAAAAAGCCCTGACAAACCAATATTTGTGGTTCAACGCCATGATGCTCGTAAGCTTCATTATGATTTTCGCCTGGAAATGGACGGAGTTTTAAAAAGCTGGGCTGTGCCAAAGGAACCTCCGAAGGAGGCAGGTACCAGAAGGCTTGCTATCGAGACTGAGGACCATCCACTGACATATGCCAATTTTGAGGGGGAAATCCCTGCTGGAGAGTATGGGGCCGGCAAAGTTGAGATCTGGGATAGAGGAACTTTTGATCTTTTGAAACGTGAGGAAAAGGAAATTGTCGTGGCACTTGAAGGTGAAGAGTTGAAAGGAATTTACGTTCTGGTTCGGACAAAGTACGGAAAAGGTGAAAAAGGCTGGCTCTTCTTTAAAAAGGTAAGCTAA
- a CDS encoding ferritin family protein, with translation MFSEALVELEKTRPEDLDKEILRAAMIAELDAINVYEQMANLTKSEEIRKILLDIARKEKIHVAMFETVLLQTDKEFLKIYSDYALARSRK, from the coding sequence CTGTTTTCGGAGGCACTTGTAGAGCTTGAAAAAACCAGACCTGAAGACCTTGATAAAGAGATCCTTAGAGCTGCCATGATTGCAGAGCTGGATGCTATCAACGTTTATGAGCAAATGGCAAATCTGACAAAAAGTGAAGAAATTCGTAAAATCCTGCTTGATATTGCCAGAAAAGAAAAAATCCATGTAGCGATGTTTGAAACCGTGCTCCTGCAAACTGACAAAGAGTTTCTGAAAATCTATTCGGACTATGCTCTGGCTAGAAGTAGAAAATAA
- a CDS encoding lectin like domain-containing protein: protein MKRVKLSLLKKIKPFLVVFMILILCLSSSPSFADENAEDPEISQNCTHSDESVVEPVIKTAPMNPDFLEDQQPDSVEAFSFVGSYGQISGTGYKPSPVDLSGLASSEERPLLGASGSDLPAVYDLRKEGKVTAVRNQGKDGSCWAFSSIASLESYILEKEGKSYDFSENNMKNIVSNSYSQGFDLTPDNGGNAFISTAYLSRWSGPVNDSEDPYNDSSTYSPTGLSVQKHVQETLFLPKKSEFLDNEVIKNAIMDYGAVYTTMYWNPGYYQQRNYAYRYPGSLSVNHAVTIVGWNDSFDRNSFTQVPPGDGAFIAKNSWGDTWGEDGYFYISYYDTKLGYSENAIFTAESQNNYDHVYQYDPLGWIVSKEYEGSLVAWGGNVFSSERNENLRAIGFYTTDLNTAYEIYIYKNPVSGPVNSGQGYLVQESGRYSFPGYHTHVLNSAVPINAGEKFSIVIRFTNPSDSGPLAVEEPIARYSSKAQANPGESYVSPNGVKWEDISRNSEANLCIKAFTTSYILPEAGFTSNVTTGMYPLTVQFTDLSSNALSWRWDLNGDGTIDSIAQNPVYTYRSYGTYTVSLNIGNSKGSNTETKTDYIKVVPLSINSASPVENVATYKGEKQEFSVSTNYACNISWYLNGESRGSESSVKDSSHTEVIRSPGFYNITAIARTRDENVAHSWNWTVRTWNPWDSSASQEGENISTEELQEAIHIYRNGLQIPETGAELTGERLKELIQLWREGSRD, encoded by the coding sequence TTGAAAAGAGTAAAACTTTCCTTACTTAAAAAAATAAAACCTTTTCTGGTTGTGTTTATGATTTTGATTTTGTGCCTGTCAAGCAGCCCAAGTTTTGCCGACGAAAATGCCGAAGACCCTGAAATATCACAAAACTGCACGCATTCTGACGAGTCCGTGGTTGAACCCGTGATTAAAACGGCCCCAATGAACCCTGACTTTCTGGAAGACCAGCAGCCTGACTCAGTTGAAGCTTTTTCTTTTGTGGGTAGTTACGGACAGATTTCAGGAACCGGATATAAACCGTCACCTGTTGACCTGTCAGGGCTTGCAAGCTCTGAAGAAAGACCTTTGTTGGGTGCTTCAGGTTCAGATCTTCCGGCTGTTTATGATCTGCGCAAGGAAGGAAAAGTAACAGCCGTAAGGAATCAGGGAAAGGACGGGAGCTGCTGGGCCTTTTCAAGTATCGCTTCCCTCGAGTCTTATATCCTGGAAAAAGAAGGAAAAAGCTATGACTTTTCTGAGAACAACATGAAAAACATTGTCTCAAATAGCTATTCACAGGGGTTTGATCTTACACCTGATAATGGTGGCAATGCATTCATATCAACAGCATATCTTTCTCGCTGGAGCGGGCCTGTAAATGATTCTGAGGACCCTTATAACGATTCATCTACTTATTCACCCACAGGGCTTTCTGTACAGAAACATGTACAAGAGACACTATTTCTGCCTAAAAAGTCCGAATTCCTGGATAACGAGGTTATCAAGAATGCAATTATGGATTACGGGGCTGTGTACACAACAATGTACTGGAATCCTGGGTATTATCAGCAAAGAAACTATGCCTATCGATACCCAGGGAGCCTGTCGGTCAATCATGCTGTAACCATTGTAGGATGGAATGATTCTTTTGATAGGAATTCATTTACGCAGGTTCCTCCAGGAGACGGGGCTTTTATAGCGAAAAATAGCTGGGGCGATACCTGGGGAGAGGACGGGTACTTTTATATTTCCTACTACGACACAAAACTCGGATACAGTGAAAATGCCATATTCACAGCTGAAAGTCAAAATAACTATGACCATGTCTATCAGTATGACCCACTGGGATGGATAGTATCAAAAGAATATGAAGGAAGCCTGGTTGCCTGGGGAGGTAATGTTTTCTCCTCGGAAAGGAATGAAAACCTCAGAGCCATAGGGTTCTATACTACGGATCTTAATACAGCTTACGAGATATACATATATAAAAATCCTGTTTCCGGGCCTGTGAATTCTGGACAGGGATACCTTGTACAGGAAAGTGGCAGATACTCTTTCCCAGGATACCATACACATGTACTGAATTCGGCAGTGCCAATAAATGCCGGAGAGAAATTTTCAATAGTTATTAGATTCACCAATCCTTCGGATTCAGGTCCTCTTGCAGTCGAAGAGCCGATAGCCCGTTACAGCAGTAAAGCCCAGGCCAATCCCGGAGAAAGTTATGTGAGCCCTAATGGCGTCAAGTGGGAGGATATATCAAGAAATTCGGAAGCAAATCTCTGCATTAAAGCTTTCACAACCAGTTACATACTTCCTGAGGCGGGTTTTACTTCAAATGTTACAACAGGAATGTATCCTCTTACAGTCCAGTTCACAGATCTTTCCAGCAATGCTTTATCCTGGAGGTGGGATCTGAACGGGGATGGAACAATCGACTCAATAGCTCAGAATCCAGTCTATACCTACAGGTCTTACGGGACTTATACTGTTTCTCTGAATATCGGAAATAGTAAAGGGTCTAACACCGAGACTAAAACTGATTATATAAAAGTGGTCCCTCTTTCAATTAACTCAGCCAGCCCAGTAGAGAATGTAGCAACCTACAAAGGAGAAAAGCAGGAGTTCAGTGTCAGTACAAATTATGCCTGCAATATAAGCTGGTATCTTAATGGAGAAAGTAGGGGTTCCGAATCCAGCGTTAAAGATAGTTCACACACGGAAGTCATCCGTTCTCCAGGCTTTTATAATATCACAGCAATTGCCCGAACCCGAGACGAAAACGTTGCACATAGCTGGAACTGGACAGTCCGCACATGGAATCCCTGGGATAGCTCGGCTTCCCAGGAAGGGGAAAACATAAGCACTGAAGAGCTTCAGGAAGCTATTCATATCTACCGCAATGGTCTACAGATACCTGAAACCGGAGCAGAACTCACGGGTGAGAGGCTTAAAGAACTGATACAGCTCTGGCGAGAAGGTTCAAGAGATTGA
- a CDS encoding KEOPS complex subunit Pcc1, translated as MKITGTIEFPDPKSRKSAAKILQALSPDNLRSMESEIHDDKVAVRFHSEKIGSLLATVDDFLMNVKIGEGIEEAMEKEDKVR; from the coding sequence ATGAAAATTACAGGTACGATTGAATTTCCAGATCCCAAATCAAGAAAATCCGCTGCAAAAATTTTACAAGCTCTTTCTCCGGATAACCTTAGAAGCATGGAAAGTGAAATTCATGATGATAAAGTTGCTGTTCGGTTTCATTCTGAAAAAATTGGCTCTCTCCTGGCAACAGTTGATGACTTTCTCATGAATGTTAAAATTGGAGAAGGAATCGAAGAGGCTATGGAAAAAGAAGATAAAGTACGATAA
- a CDS encoding DHH family phosphoesterase yields MSELEKLINLAKNAAEKIRKYRFVRVVSHNDADGLTSAGIMAQALLRADICFQLSIAGRLDEAVIEDINRSISRDELVIFCDMGSGQPELIGKVAADVIVLDHHQPVGQSPAKAVVNAHLVGIDGATDLSASGTCYLVARELAADNVDLAGLALAGAIGDKQLFHTANAFILEEALKTGVVSIRKGLKVGDGDLIDVLAYSTEPFLDITGYPEKVTEFLNQLRLSGKIENLSEEEVSRLANAVALKLVRQASPEAIEAVIGEVLLLNRELVRNVYDFISILNTCGKQKIYGLAISLCLKDQEIVSEALSFKSEYEKKLTLNVRENVEKIRKGENLWYVITADALSTGNLASTVVRYLHPELPFVCINESEGILKVSARGTRELVSKGLDLAFALREAASSVGGRGGGHNVASGATIPLGSAEEFLSIADRIIGDQLKKTKTKN; encoded by the coding sequence TTGAGCGAGCTTGAGAAACTGATAAATCTTGCAAAAAACGCAGCCGAAAAAATCCGGAAATACAGATTTGTGCGCGTAGTCTCACATAATGATGCTGATGGGCTGACTTCAGCCGGGATAATGGCACAGGCCCTGTTGCGAGCAGATATTTGTTTCCAGCTTTCGATAGCTGGAAGGCTGGATGAAGCTGTGATTGAAGACATTAATAGGAGCATCTCCAGGGATGAACTTGTTATCTTTTGCGATATGGGCAGCGGGCAGCCTGAACTTATTGGTAAGGTGGCAGCTGATGTTATAGTGCTCGATCACCACCAGCCTGTGGGGCAATCTCCGGCAAAAGCTGTTGTAAATGCCCATCTGGTTGGAATCGACGGGGCAACTGATCTCTCGGCTTCTGGCACCTGCTACCTGGTAGCGAGAGAACTGGCAGCTGATAACGTTGACCTTGCAGGACTGGCTCTTGCAGGTGCAATCGGAGATAAGCAACTCTTTCACACGGCCAATGCTTTCATTCTGGAAGAAGCCTTAAAAACAGGGGTTGTATCTATTAGGAAGGGACTCAAAGTAGGAGATGGAGACCTCATAGACGTACTTGCATACAGTACTGAACCCTTTCTGGATATAACCGGTTACCCTGAAAAAGTTACGGAATTTTTGAACCAGCTCAGGCTTTCAGGAAAGATTGAAAATCTGTCTGAGGAGGAAGTTTCAAGACTGGCCAATGCTGTCGCTCTGAAACTTGTCAGGCAAGCAAGCCCGGAGGCTATCGAAGCCGTTATAGGAGAAGTTTTGCTGCTGAATCGGGAGCTTGTAAGAAACGTTTACGATTTTATTTCTATTCTTAATACATGTGGAAAGCAGAAAATCTACGGGCTGGCTATTTCTCTTTGTCTGAAAGACCAGGAGATTGTCAGTGAAGCCCTTTCTTTTAAAAGCGAATATGAAAAGAAACTTACACTGAATGTCAGGGAAAATGTAGAAAAAATTCGCAAAGGAGAAAATCTATGGTATGTTATTACTGCTGATGCCCTTTCTACCGGAAACCTTGCAAGCACGGTAGTCCGTTACCTTCATCCCGAGCTTCCCTTCGTTTGCATAAATGAATCCGAAGGAATCTTGAAGGTCTCGGCAAGAGGCACCCGTGAGCTTGTCTCAAAGGGCCTTGATCTTGCTTTTGCCCTGAGGGAAGCTGCAAGTTCAGTTGGTGGAAGAGGAGGCGGACATAATGTAGCTTCCGGGGCTACAATTCCTCTTGGGAGTGCCGAGGAGTTCCTGAGCATTGCAGACCGAATCATAGGTGACCAGCTCAAGAAGACTAAAACGAAAAACTAA